A single Phytohabitans houttuyneae DNA region contains:
- a CDS encoding YciI family protein, translated as MRFDHHTLVLLVRPPDAPELSEAEADALQDAHLAFRADLRDRGLLVAGGPLADQDDERLRGASIMSVDPATARQLCAADPAVRAGRLSVQVMTWMVPAGNIHFEAVRAPRSRSEADAG; from the coding sequence ATGAGGTTCGACCACCACACCCTCGTCCTGCTGGTACGGCCGCCGGACGCGCCCGAGCTGAGCGAGGCGGAGGCCGACGCCCTGCAGGACGCCCACCTGGCGTTCCGCGCCGACCTGCGCGACCGCGGCCTGCTCGTCGCCGGCGGCCCGCTCGCCGACCAGGACGACGAGCGCCTGCGCGGCGCCTCCATCATGTCGGTGGACCCAGCCACCGCCCGCCAGCTCTGCGCGGCCGACCCCGCGGTCCGCGCCGGCCGCCTGTCGGTACAGGTCATGACGTGGATGGTGCCCGCGGGAAACATCCACTTCGAGGCGGTGCGGGCTCCCCGCTCCCGCTCCGAGGCCGACGCCGGCTGA
- a CDS encoding 3-hydroxyacyl-ACP dehydratase FabZ family protein, whose product MMGIEEIKRIIPHRPPMLLVDEVSELVPRRRLVGGLTVTGTAPLPISLLLESWGQAALVLIRHDRPMPNVLTDGVPVAGVFERIRYGRPVLPGEKVTHRVTMDRLIADTAFLRGDSVVGDEVVLTVGRLVGAMRSAESLRAAIAAGSAVTA is encoded by the coding sequence ATGATGGGGATCGAGGAGATCAAGCGGATCATCCCGCACCGCCCGCCGATGCTGCTCGTCGACGAGGTGAGCGAGCTCGTGCCGCGGCGCCGGCTGGTCGGCGGCCTGACCGTCACCGGCACCGCGCCGCTGCCGATCTCGCTGCTGCTGGAGTCCTGGGGCCAGGCGGCCCTGGTGCTCATCCGGCACGACCGGCCCATGCCGAACGTGCTCACCGACGGCGTGCCGGTCGCCGGCGTCTTCGAGCGGATCCGGTACGGCCGCCCGGTCCTGCCCGGCGAGAAGGTCACCCACCGGGTCACCATGGACCGCCTGATCGCGGACACCGCCTTCCTGCGCGGCGACAGCGTGGTCGGCGACGAGGTCGTGCTGACCGTCGGCCGGCTCGTCGGCGCGATGCGCAGCGCGGAGTCGCTGCGCGCCGCCATCGCCGCCGGATCGGCGGTGACCGCGTGA
- the fabG gene encoding 3-oxoacyl-[acyl-carrier-protein] reductase, protein MSGSLVEAARPVALVTGGSRGIGRAVVLQLARDGYDVSLCYQSNEEAAERVAKEAAESGGRVLARRVDVGDADSVRAFVTETERELGDVDAVVTSAGIIRDKPLALMADADWHAVTRVNLDGTYYACRAVIRRMMRRRRGAIVTVSSVAGVSGNATQTNYSASKAGIIGFTKALAKEVGRHGIRVNAVAPGFIETDMIADLPAAHTDAMRNQVSMGRFGQAEEIAEVVSFLVSGRASYLHGQVLTVDGGMAL, encoded by the coding sequence GTGAGCGGGTCCTTGGTCGAGGCCGCCCGGCCGGTCGCGCTGGTCACCGGCGGCTCCCGCGGCATCGGCCGCGCCGTCGTGCTCCAGCTCGCCCGCGACGGGTACGACGTGAGCCTGTGCTACCAGTCCAACGAGGAGGCCGCCGAGCGGGTGGCCAAGGAGGCGGCCGAGTCCGGTGGCCGGGTGCTGGCCCGGCGGGTGGACGTCGGCGACGCCGACTCGGTCCGCGCGTTCGTCACCGAGACCGAGCGCGAGCTCGGCGACGTCGACGCGGTCGTCACGTCCGCCGGCATCATCCGCGACAAGCCGCTGGCCCTGATGGCCGACGCCGACTGGCACGCGGTCACCCGGGTCAACCTCGACGGCACGTACTACGCCTGCCGCGCGGTCATCCGCCGGATGATGCGGCGGCGGCGCGGCGCGATCGTCACGGTGTCCTCCGTGGCCGGTGTGTCCGGCAACGCCACGCAGACCAACTACTCCGCCTCCAAGGCCGGCATCATCGGCTTCACCAAGGCGCTCGCCAAGGAGGTCGGCCGGCACGGCATCCGGGTCAACGCGGTGGCGCCCGGCTTCATCGAGACCGACATGATCGCCGACCTGCCCGCCGCGCACACCGACGCGATGCGCAACCAGGTGTCGATGGGCCGCTTCGGGCAGGCCGAGGAGATCGCCGAGGTCGTCTCGTTCCTCGTCTCCGGCCGCGCCTCGTACCTGCACGGCCAGGTCCTCACGGTCGACGGCGGCATGGCCCTGTGA
- a CDS encoding TauD/TfdA family dioxygenase: MLTQTTHAEVITGDGAGVDAIAARRDEIRAAVRTRGAALLRGFRVGDVDGFNAAVRAVSGDPLTYAEKSSPRTAIKGDIYTSTDYPAQEEIFLHNENSYQQVWPMTLFFYCVTPPSTLGATPLADTRRVLAAVDPAVRAEFEARGWMAVRNFRAEIGLDWTHVFGTTDRAAVDEYCAERGIQTSWQPDGGLRTKAVRTAVHEHPATGERVWFNHATFFHVTTLGDDLREGLLSMMDEADLPTNSYYGDGGRIPDDVLDHLRSCYRGATTRFDYERDDVLVIDNMLAAHGREPFTGPRRVAVAMAEPVTSFR; this comes from the coding sequence ATGCTCACCCAGACCACCCACGCCGAGGTCATCACGGGCGACGGCGCCGGTGTCGACGCCATCGCCGCGCGCCGCGACGAGATCCGCGCCGCCGTGCGCACGCGCGGTGCCGCGTTGCTGCGCGGCTTCCGGGTCGGCGACGTCGACGGGTTCAACGCCGCCGTCCGCGCGGTCTCCGGCGACCCGCTCACGTACGCCGAGAAGTCCTCGCCGCGCACGGCCATCAAGGGCGACATCTACACCTCGACCGACTACCCGGCGCAGGAGGAGATCTTCCTGCACAACGAAAACTCGTACCAGCAGGTCTGGCCGATGACCCTGTTCTTCTACTGCGTGACGCCACCGTCCACCTTGGGTGCCACGCCGCTGGCCGACACCCGGCGGGTGCTGGCCGCCGTCGACCCGGCGGTGCGCGCGGAGTTCGAGGCCCGCGGCTGGATGGCGGTCCGCAACTTCCGCGCCGAGATCGGCCTGGACTGGACGCACGTCTTCGGCACCACGGACCGCGCGGCCGTCGACGAGTACTGCGCCGAGCGCGGCATCCAGACCAGCTGGCAGCCGGACGGCGGCCTGCGCACGAAGGCGGTGCGCACCGCGGTCCACGAGCACCCGGCGACCGGCGAGCGGGTCTGGTTCAACCACGCCACGTTCTTCCACGTGACCACGCTCGGCGACGACCTGCGCGAAGGGCTGCTGAGCATGATGGACGAGGCCGACCTGCCGACCAACAGCTACTACGGCGACGGCGGCCGCATCCCCGACGACGTGCTCGACCACCTGCGCTCCTGCTACCGCGGCGCCACCACCCGCTTCGACTACGAGCGCGACGACGTCCTCGTCATCGACAACATGCTGGCCGCACACGGCCGCGAGCCCTTCACCGGCCCGCGCCGCGTCGCGGTCGCGATGGCCGAGCCGGTCACCTCGTTCCGCTGA
- a CDS encoding BTAD domain-containing putative transcriptional regulator, whose protein sequence is MSRLRKYLGPDVDIRRQWSGYVIHTGGGQLDLAEFERLSTRGREAQENHRYEEAADAFHAALALWRGPALMNVTEFLARAETHRLAELRMAVLERRVETDLLLGRYAHLVPELTRLVGEYPLHEKLRCQLMTALFRTERQADALAVYHEGRRVLSDELGVEPGPTLAATFRAILTAEPARTGPATVASSWHAVRPAMLPPAIGDFTGRAAELGALSEVLTGDHAATAQVTGMAGVGKTALALYAAHRERERFPDGQLYADLGGNRGNAVEPREVLGWFLRSLGNAEPAIPRGLDERVRLYRSHLAGRRMLVVLDDAADDAQVRPLLPGEAGCRVLVTSRVSLSDLPGAAVVEVGTLGTAEAVDLLATVVGKRRVAGEPAAARRIVRLCGWLSLGIRVAGSRLLARPHWSLAYFAERLADEQYRLDELRLGTLDVRARLDGSYLALASQSQLALRRLALLEVPDFASWATAAVLGVPRRTGEEVTENLVDARMLEVTGPDGGNRQRHRFHDLVRVFAREKADHVDRMAVAASALAR, encoded by the coding sequence GTGTCCCGCCTGCGTAAGTACCTCGGCCCGGACGTGGACATCCGCCGCCAGTGGTCCGGCTATGTGATCCACACCGGCGGCGGCCAGCTCGACCTCGCCGAGTTCGAACGGCTGTCCACGCGTGGCCGCGAGGCGCAGGAGAACCACCGCTACGAGGAGGCCGCCGACGCGTTCCACGCGGCCCTCGCGCTGTGGCGCGGCCCCGCCCTGATGAACGTCACCGAGTTCCTCGCCCGCGCCGAGACCCACCGCCTGGCCGAGCTGCGCATGGCGGTGCTGGAGCGCCGGGTGGAGACCGACCTGCTGCTGGGCCGGTACGCCCACCTCGTGCCCGAGCTCACCCGACTGGTGGGCGAGTACCCGCTGCACGAGAAGCTGCGCTGCCAGCTGATGACCGCGCTGTTCCGCACCGAGCGGCAGGCCGACGCGCTGGCCGTCTACCACGAGGGCCGCCGGGTGCTGTCCGACGAGCTCGGCGTCGAGCCGGGCCCGACGCTGGCCGCGACGTTCCGCGCGATCCTCACCGCCGAGCCGGCCCGCACCGGCCCGGCGACCGTCGCCTCCAGCTGGCACGCGGTCCGTCCGGCGATGCTGCCGCCGGCGATCGGCGACTTCACCGGCCGGGCGGCCGAGCTGGGCGCGCTGTCCGAGGTGCTGACCGGCGACCACGCGGCGACCGCCCAGGTGACCGGCATGGCGGGTGTCGGCAAGACCGCGCTCGCGCTGTACGCCGCGCACCGCGAGCGGGAGCGGTTCCCCGACGGCCAGCTCTACGCCGACCTCGGCGGCAACCGCGGCAACGCGGTGGAGCCGCGGGAGGTGCTCGGCTGGTTCCTGCGCAGCCTCGGCAACGCCGAGCCGGCCATCCCGCGCGGCCTGGACGAGCGGGTCCGCCTGTACCGCAGCCACCTCGCCGGGCGGCGCATGCTTGTCGTGCTCGACGACGCCGCCGACGACGCGCAGGTCCGGCCGCTGCTGCCGGGAGAGGCGGGCTGCCGGGTCCTCGTCACCTCCCGGGTGAGCCTGTCCGACCTGCCCGGCGCCGCCGTGGTCGAGGTCGGCACGCTCGGTACCGCCGAGGCCGTCGACCTGCTCGCCACCGTCGTCGGCAAGCGGCGGGTCGCGGGCGAGCCGGCCGCCGCCCGGCGCATCGTGCGGCTGTGCGGCTGGCTGTCGCTCGGCATCCGGGTCGCCGGCTCCCGCCTGCTGGCCCGGCCGCACTGGTCGCTGGCCTACTTCGCCGAGCGCCTGGCCGACGAGCAGTACCGCCTGGACGAGCTGCGACTGGGCACATTGGACGTTCGGGCCCGGCTCGACGGCTCGTACCTCGCGCTGGCCTCCCAGAGCCAGCTCGCGCTGCGCCGCCTGGCCCTGCTGGAGGTGCCGGACTTCGCCAGCTGGGCCACCGCCGCCGTGCTCGGCGTGCCCCGCCGCACCGGCGAGGAGGTCACCGAAAACCTCGTCGACGCGCGGATGCTGGAGGTCACCGGCCCGGACGGCGGAAACCGCCAGCGGCACCGCTTCCACGACCTCGTGCGCGTCTTCGCCCGCGAGAAGGCCGACCACGTCGACCGCATGGCGGTCGCCGCCAGCGCCCTCGCCCGTTGA
- a CDS encoding glucose 1-dehydrogenase has translation MGRFEGQTVVVTGGARGMGAAHARGFAAEGACVVVADVRDGEGRALVAELGERARFVHLDVADEVGWAALVREAEEAFGPVRVLVNNAGVLTLEPLDTISPATWRRVLDVNLTGMFLGIQAVTPSMRAAGGGAIVNVSSTAGIQPAPLLGAYVASKFGVRGLTKVAALELGRDNIRVNSVHPGVVRTPMTTQTGEIGFAAIDAFPLDGHAIPRAAEPEEITRLVLFLASAEASFATGAEFVADGGLLLGPALQPEPS, from the coding sequence ATGGGGCGCTTCGAAGGGCAGACGGTCGTCGTCACCGGGGGTGCGCGCGGCATGGGCGCGGCCCACGCGCGCGGGTTCGCCGCCGAAGGGGCGTGCGTGGTGGTGGCCGACGTGCGCGACGGCGAGGGGCGGGCGCTGGTCGCGGAGCTGGGGGAGCGGGCGCGGTTCGTGCACCTGGACGTGGCGGACGAGGTCGGGTGGGCGGCGCTGGTCCGCGAGGCCGAGGAGGCGTTCGGGCCGGTGCGGGTGCTGGTCAACAACGCCGGGGTACTCACGCTGGAGCCGCTGGACACGATCTCGCCGGCGACCTGGCGGCGGGTGCTCGACGTGAACCTCACCGGGATGTTCCTCGGGATCCAGGCGGTGACGCCGTCGATGCGCGCGGCCGGCGGCGGCGCGATCGTCAATGTCTCGTCCACCGCGGGCATCCAGCCGGCGCCGCTGCTCGGGGCGTACGTGGCCAGCAAGTTCGGCGTGCGGGGACTGACCAAGGTGGCCGCCCTGGAGCTGGGCCGGGACAACATCCGGGTGAACTCCGTCCACCCTGGAGTCGTCCGCACGCCGATGACGACGCAGACCGGCGAGATCGGGTTCGCCGCGATCGACGCGTTTCCGCTCGACGGGCACGCGATCCCGCGGGCCGCCGAGCCGGAGGAGATCACGCGGCTGGTGCTCTTCCTGGCCTCCGCCGAGGCGTCGTTCGCGACCGGGGCGGAGTTCGTCGCCGACGGCGGCCTGCTGCTGGGGCCGGCCCTCCAGCCGGAGCCGTCGTGA
- a CDS encoding beta-ketoacyl-ACP synthase III, giving the protein MTATYGSTITGLGAYRPHRVVTNADVVRETDVTEDWIEERTGIRTRHSAGPDETVPAMSAEAGGKALAMASVDPSEVDLVILATATKRDRIPGGAPEVASRIGIPACGAFDLNAACAGFAYSVAMASNAVRLGEARNVLVVGAEHLTAYIDPDDPATYVIFGDGAGAAVVSRSSTNDIGPVVWGSDGGRAKILGTKWADDGREYASMNGPLVYRWSTKNVPPVARRACEQAGVDIADIDWFVPHQANLRIIEQLSEILGIPDEKVARDVIETGNTSAASVPLALSRLHESGRTKPGDTVLLLGFGAGLAYASQVVRMP; this is encoded by the coding sequence ATGACGGCTACCTATGGTTCGACCATCACCGGGCTCGGCGCGTACCGTCCGCACCGGGTGGTCACGAACGCGGACGTGGTGCGCGAGACCGACGTGACCGAAGACTGGATCGAGGAGCGCACCGGGATCAGGACCCGGCACTCCGCCGGTCCGGACGAGACGGTGCCGGCGATGTCCGCGGAGGCCGGCGGCAAGGCGCTCGCCATGGCCAGCGTCGATCCGTCCGAAGTGGACCTCGTGATCCTGGCGACGGCGACGAAGCGGGACCGGATCCCCGGCGGCGCGCCCGAGGTGGCCAGCCGGATCGGCATCCCGGCCTGCGGCGCCTTCGACCTCAACGCGGCGTGCGCGGGCTTCGCGTACTCCGTCGCGATGGCCTCCAACGCGGTCCGCCTCGGCGAGGCCCGCAACGTGCTGGTGGTCGGTGCCGAGCACCTGACCGCGTACATCGACCCCGACGACCCGGCCACGTACGTCATCTTCGGCGACGGCGCCGGCGCGGCGGTCGTGTCCCGCTCGTCCACAAACGACATCGGCCCGGTGGTGTGGGGCAGCGACGGCGGCCGCGCGAAGATCCTCGGCACGAAGTGGGCCGACGACGGCCGCGAGTACGCCTCGATGAACGGGCCGCTCGTGTACCGCTGGTCCACCAAGAACGTCCCGCCGGTCGCCCGCAGGGCGTGCGAGCAGGCGGGTGTGGACATCGCGGACATCGACTGGTTCGTGCCGCACCAGGCCAACCTGCGGATCATCGAGCAGCTGTCCGAGATCCTCGGCATCCCCGACGAGAAGGTGGCGCGTGACGTCATCGAGACCGGCAACACCTCGGCGGCGTCCGTGCCGCTGGCGCTGAGCCGGCTGCACGAGAGCGGGCGCACCAAGCCCGGCGACACGGTGCTGCTGCTCGGCTTCGGCGCCGGACTCGCGTACGCCAGC
- a CDS encoding type 2 lanthipeptide synthetase LanM family protein, whose product MTAPDALADLLAEHPVLARLLAQAATTAAEAMVELLERFVADRAALVAALFGGTDPGPVTAVDGGLGDAHRGGRQPAILRFEDGRSVVYKPRDLEPQVRLNTVIDWLDGAAPGIGLRGVATLTRPGYGWCEFIAHTPVADADAAHRFFRRQGALLAVLHVLHATDIHFENLIAHGDQPVAVDVETLFHPALSPVDGTGDPAADVLANSVHRTALLPLIVIGEQGILDMSGVGGDGGSVSPASSVSWADAGTDRMRLTRGAVTVDGTTNRPRLGDREVDASAHESAMLDGFRVAYDAIAARREEFTGLARACAGMPVRVVVRPTWTYQSLLDETTHPDVLHDALDRDLALGLLWSNVDADPLLAQLPGHEISAMWRGDVPLFSGRPASRELTADSGEPLPVPLRQSGLDAALDKIAGLGEVDRQDQEWIISATLATRRPDRGHLGAEPMPGRVSGAAAQPDRLVVAACALADQLVARGIPDRGRVNWLGLELVDSRQWLVLPMGAGLANGYVGVALFLAQLAELSGVPRYAEVAHRAVGGIPRLYETLAGRPDLVAAIGCGGLHGFGGIAYGLARLSTLLGDPNIREWASTAVTLAAAAAEVESSADWATGYAGCLAAMSAVHAETGLEPAAALATRCADRLAGMLSTVDEAGASTGLLGFADGMAGIGWALHRFAARGGASYADAARRALRLAGRRRDTGAEVEYGWCRGDAGLTLARSCLAGTPDDELAWTVRLLADRPVPRDLSLCHGELGIAEVLTVLSTQSADPGAAAARRRRAGLVLDAIQWHGPSCGTPGGVLTPGLLTGLAGIGYGLLRLAMAERVPSALLLEPAPTS is encoded by the coding sequence CTGACCGCACCGGACGCGCTGGCCGACCTGCTGGCCGAGCACCCGGTGCTGGCCCGCCTCCTGGCGCAGGCCGCCACGACGGCCGCCGAGGCGATGGTGGAGCTGCTGGAGCGCTTCGTCGCGGACCGCGCCGCCCTCGTCGCCGCGCTGTTCGGCGGCACCGACCCGGGCCCGGTCACCGCGGTCGACGGCGGCCTGGGCGACGCCCACCGCGGCGGGCGGCAGCCGGCGATCCTTCGCTTCGAAGACGGGCGCAGCGTCGTGTACAAGCCGCGCGACCTCGAACCGCAGGTCCGGCTGAACACGGTCATCGACTGGCTCGACGGCGCGGCGCCCGGGATCGGGCTGCGCGGCGTGGCCACGCTCACCCGGCCCGGCTACGGCTGGTGCGAGTTCATCGCGCACACGCCGGTCGCCGACGCGGACGCCGCGCACCGGTTCTTCCGCCGCCAGGGCGCGCTGCTCGCCGTGCTGCACGTGCTGCACGCCACCGACATCCACTTCGAAAACCTCATCGCGCACGGCGACCAGCCGGTCGCCGTGGACGTGGAGACGCTGTTCCACCCGGCACTGTCCCCGGTGGACGGCACCGGCGACCCGGCCGCGGACGTGCTGGCCAACTCGGTGCACCGCACCGCGCTGCTGCCACTGATCGTGATCGGCGAGCAGGGCATCCTGGACATGTCCGGCGTCGGCGGTGACGGTGGGTCCGTCTCCCCCGCCAGCTCGGTGAGCTGGGCGGACGCCGGCACCGACCGGATGCGGCTGACCCGCGGCGCGGTCACCGTGGACGGCACGACCAACAGGCCCCGGCTGGGCGACCGCGAGGTCGACGCGAGCGCGCACGAGAGCGCGATGCTCGACGGCTTCCGGGTCGCGTACGACGCGATCGCGGCCCGCCGGGAGGAGTTCACCGGGCTGGCCCGGGCCTGCGCCGGCATGCCGGTGCGGGTGGTCGTCCGTCCCACGTGGACGTACCAGAGCCTGCTCGACGAGACCACCCACCCCGACGTGCTGCACGACGCGCTCGACCGCGACCTGGCGCTCGGCCTGCTGTGGTCCAACGTGGACGCCGACCCGCTGCTGGCGCAGCTGCCGGGGCACGAGATCTCCGCGATGTGGCGCGGCGACGTGCCGCTGTTCTCCGGCCGCCCGGCCAGCCGGGAGCTCACCGCCGACAGCGGCGAGCCGCTCCCGGTGCCGCTGCGGCAGTCCGGGCTGGACGCGGCGCTCGACAAGATCGCCGGCCTCGGCGAGGTCGACCGGCAGGACCAGGAGTGGATCATCTCGGCCACGCTGGCGACCCGCCGGCCCGACCGCGGCCACCTCGGCGCGGAGCCGATGCCGGGCCGCGTCAGCGGCGCCGCCGCGCAGCCGGACCGCCTGGTCGTGGCGGCCTGCGCCCTGGCCGACCAGCTCGTCGCCCGCGGCATCCCGGATCGTGGACGGGTCAACTGGCTCGGCCTCGAGCTCGTCGACTCCCGCCAGTGGCTTGTCCTGCCGATGGGTGCCGGCCTCGCCAACGGCTACGTGGGCGTCGCCCTCTTCCTGGCCCAGCTCGCCGAGCTGAGCGGGGTCCCGCGCTACGCCGAGGTTGCCCACCGAGCGGTTGGCGGGATACCTCGCCTGTACGAGACGCTGGCCGGCCGGCCCGACCTCGTCGCCGCGATCGGCTGCGGCGGCCTGCACGGGTTCGGTGGCATCGCGTACGGTTTGGCCCGGCTCTCCACGCTTCTCGGCGATCCCAACATCCGGGAGTGGGCGTCGACCGCCGTCACGCTCGCCGCGGCCGCGGCCGAGGTGGAGTCCTCGGCGGACTGGGCCACCGGCTACGCCGGATGCCTCGCCGCGATGAGCGCCGTGCACGCCGAGACCGGACTGGAGCCGGCCGCCGCGCTGGCCACCCGCTGCGCCGACCGGCTCGCCGGGATGCTGTCCACCGTGGACGAGGCCGGCGCCTCGACCGGGCTGCTCGGCTTCGCCGACGGCATGGCCGGGATCGGCTGGGCCCTGCACCGGTTCGCCGCGCGCGGCGGTGCGTCGTACGCCGACGCCGCGCGGCGCGCGCTGCGCCTGGCCGGCCGGCGGCGGGACACCGGCGCCGAGGTCGAGTACGGCTGGTGCCGCGGAGACGCCGGCCTCACGCTGGCCCGCAGCTGCCTGGCCGGCACCCCCGACGACGAGCTCGCCTGGACGGTCCGGCTGCTCGCCGACCGGCCGGTGCCCCGCGACCTGAGCCTGTGCCACGGCGAGCTTGGCATCGCCGAGGTGCTGACCGTCCTGTCCACACAGTCGGCGGACCCGGGTGCCGCGGCGGCCAGGCGCCGCCGCGCCGGCCTCGTCCTCGACGCGATCCAGTGGCACGGCCCCTCCTGCGGCACGCCCGGCGGTGTCCTCACCCCCGGCCTGCTGACCGGCCTCGCCGGCATCGGGTACGGCCTGCTGCGCCTGGCCATGGCCGAGCGCGTGCCGTCGGCACTGCTGCTCGAACCGGCCCCCACGTCCTGA